One segment of Colias croceus chromosome 15, ilColCroc2.1 DNA contains the following:
- the LOC123697680 gene encoding TBC1 domain family member 31: protein MDQNPEIHDCIEKFDIKIKSKPKDGVILQLHHTVRSSNGESRRIRFSTASFNDAREKLACADNVGNIFILDFADLKFWKLTSEGPCTALHFFPHKSDVLIVANKKYDIIFLDVECGTISLTLSGHSAPVKHISFSNNKMNNLLTASAVEAILWELTNYTKYFTLNTYTGAQIQQIMFTPAGDYLVSCFQNDTIQIWRHETMKSVKQIIPSELKHMKSIAFTMNGRAMAMAGLSPILILFSMDTWKALKSINLSKYNISGVQHISFIPQVFDGGSNKILGMLSSDCILYFINVDSLKIIHAICNESSAIRNFVVSPTGKYFLSTLQLGEVNIYNSSYVMDLALESKEDEDTPSTSLPDARYTKYANHKKPTKFEVERRMRTCMDSARLRRILMQYGEYPEKFRSVIWRSLLDTPKNKLAYSSLVDKGIHPAYKDIEKQFTIHSSMTLKSLKRLLSCLAHWCPLFGVLKFLPGFVFPFVKVLQKDPLLLFECVATVLINQCQLWFEYAPFPPLSILAIIENILAEHDPQLLNHFCHLGVTSQIYALSILETAFSEVLTCSEWLILWDHIISNEPAFILMAVVSYNIIQKNVIKRLKSHEDLENFFHKQNPIDKKIFIKKAYMLLNETPEDIHPRRFFKTFTSLEKGLCYQQFTGYPKATICLKIARKEKKKNKRENYTLKELTTQSQRREIYNRVHSESETKSAISDEDHISKNKHDHAHNRGDYTKNKVKHDLIESILYPTSIHTKKSHKTSLKSNKHDEKGETMSRSKKETKHNQLEKEIEKLLLNCRNTESSGS from the coding sequence ATGGATCAAAATCCTGAAATACATGATTGCATTGAAaagtttgatataaaaataaaatctaaaccAAAGGATGGTGTTATATTACAACTTCATCACACAGTTCGTAGCTCCAATGGAGAGAGTCGACGAATTAGATTTTCAACAGCTTCGTTTAATGATGCACGAGAAAAATTAGCATGCGCCGATAATGTAGGAAACATTTTCATACTAGATTTCGCAGATTTAAAGTTTTGGAAACTCACTAGTGAAGGTCCTTGTACAGCATTGCATTTTTTCCCTCATAAATCCGACGTATTAATTGTagctaacaaaaaatatgatattatttttctggATGTTGAATGTGGTACCATATCACTTACACTTTCAGGGCATAGTGCGCCGGTCAAACATATTTCTTTCtcaaataacaaaatgaataATCTACTCACAGCAAGTGCAGTAGAAGCTATTTTATGGGAGCTCACCAATTATACGAAATATTTCACTTTAAACACATACACTGGTGCGCAAATACAACAGATAATGTTTACTCCGGCAGGAGATTACCTGGTATCCTGTTTTCAGAATGATACAATCCAGATATGGAGACATGAAACTATGAAATCAGTCAAACAAATTATTCCAAGTGAATTAAAGCATATGAAAAGCATAGCATTCACCATGAATGGTAGGGCTATGGCAATGGCAGGTTTATCTccgattttaattttgtttagcATGGATACTTGGAAGGCATTAAAATCCATCAATCtatcaaaatacaatatttctgGTGTCCAACATATATCATTTATACCACAAGTTTTTGATGGAGGTTCAAATAAGATTCTTGGCATGTTAAGCAGTGATTGTATCCTCTATTTTATCAATGTTGATtcacttaaaataattcatgcaATATGTAATGAATCATCAGCAATAAGAAATTTTGTAGTAAGCCCTACtggtaaatattttctaagcACATTACAGTTGGGTGAAGTCAACATTTACAATTCATCCTATGTTATGGACTTAGCTCTTGAATCCAAGGAAGATGAAGATACACCAAGTACTTCTTTACCTGATGCCAGATACACCAAATATGCTAATCACAAAAAACCAACAAAGTTTGAAGTTGAAAGAAGAATGCGCACTTGTATGGACAGTGCAAGACTGAGAAGAATTCTAATGCAGTATGGAGAATATCCAGAAAAATTTAGATCTGTTATTTGGCGCTCATTATTAGATACTCCTAAAAATAAGCTTGCTTATTCGAGCCTAGTTGACAAAGGTATTCATCCAGCATACAAAGATATTgaaaaacaatttacaattCATAGCTCTATGACCCTTAAGAGTTTAAAGAGACTGCTGTCCTGTCTTGCCCATTGGTGTCCATTGTTTGGAGTACTTAAATTTCTCCCGGGCTTCGTATTTCCCTTCGTAAAAGTTTTGCAAAAAGATCCACTGTTGCTATTTGAATGTGTTGCAACAGTCCTAATTAATCAATGTCAACTTTGGTTTGAGTATGCTCCATTTCCTCCCTTGAGCATTTTGgcaattattgaaaatattctgGCGGAACACGATCCGCAATTATTAAATCACTTTTGCCACCTTGGAGTTACAAGTCAAATCTATGCCTTGAGTATTTTAGAAACTGCTTTCAGTGAGGTATTGACTTGTTCAGAGTGGCTCATACTCTGGGATCATATTATCAGTAATGAACCAGCATTTATTCTTATGGCTGTTGTATCATACAATATAATTCAGAAAAACGTAATAAAGAGATTAAAATCACACGAAGATTTAGAAAACTTTTTTCACAAGCAAAATCCTATAGACAagaagatatttataaagaaggCTTACATGTTATTAAATGAAACGCCGGAAGATATTCATCCTAGACGtttttttaagacatttacatCATTAGAAAAAGGCCTTTGTTACCAACAATTTACAGGTTATCCTAAAGCAACAATCTGTTTAAAAATAGCTAGAAaagagaaaaagaaaaataagagGGAAAACTACACTTTGAAAGAATTAACGACACAAAGCCAACGAAGAGAAATCTATAATAGAGTACATAGTGAATCGGAAACTAAATCAGCAATTAGTGATGAAGACCacataagtaaaaataaacatgacCATGCACACAACAGAGGTGATTATAcgaaaaataaagtaaaacatGACTTGATAGAAAGCATTTTATATCCAACAAGTATACACACGAAGAAATCTCACAAAACTtctttaaaatctaataaacatGATGAAAAAGGAGAAACAATGTCAAGAAGCAAGAAAGAAACTAAGCATAATCAATTAGAAAAAGAAATTGAGAAACTGTTGCTCAATTGCAGAAATACGGAATCTTCTGgtagttaa